Proteins found in one Colius striatus isolate bColStr4 unplaced genomic scaffold, bColStr4.1.hap1 scaffold_35, whole genome shotgun sequence genomic segment:
- the LOC133629246 gene encoding LOW QUALITY PROTEIN: antigen peptide transporter 1-like (The sequence of the model RefSeq protein was modified relative to this genomic sequence to represent the inferred CDS: deleted 1 base in 1 codon): MALSPARRLLALLSPERWSCAAVAALMVASVLGEVAVPYFTGRVTDWVANEDELGAAWPMALLGLSSAISEFSCDVALAGTLGRALGRLQRRVFSSLLRRDVGSLRAAGAGALAARLTGDVEAVGTALADALGLLLWYLARALCPLLAMAWLSPLLAAGTLLALPVLVLLPRAVGDIQQGLARQVQEALADATKVAVETFQAMATVRSFAHEAGAAERYHERLRHVCQLEGKEAATYAATLWASGLSALALKLGLLCCGGHLVATGTITTGDLVTFLIYQMQFTEAVEVLLRYYPNMTKAVGSSEKIFEFLDQEEQVTPRGTLVPDVLQGHLQLEDVWFSYPGQQEPILKGLSLELCPGEVLAVVAPPGAGKSTLVSLVLGLQPPTSGRVLLDGRPLRAYQHPYLRCQVAAVPQEPRLFSRSLHSNISYGPRPWSRAQVAAAARRAGAHGFIASLPRAYDTEVGELGGQLSGGQRQGVAIARALLRDPQILVLDEPTSALDAKSRAQVEQELFGAGRTVLLVTGQVALAMRAQRVAVLEGGRLHQLDSPGELLRPSSRYWKLLQGRGQGDTLGVSGISLGATGSDWDLTEGNWE; this comes from the exons GTGAGGTGGCTGTCCCCTACTTCACAGGCCGTGTCACTGACTGGGTGGCCAACGAGGACGAGCTGGGGGCTGCTTGGCCCATGGCCctgctggggctcagcag TGCCATCAGTGAGTTCAGCTGCGACGTGGCGCTCGCTGGCACCCTGGGCCGGGCTCTGGGGCGGCTCCAACGCCGCGTCTTCTCCTCGCTGCTGCGCCGGGACGTTGGGTCTCTGCGGGCAGCGGGCGCCGGGGCGCTGGCGGCGCGGCTCACGGGGGACGTGGAGGCCGTTGGGACGGCCCTGGCTGATGCTCTCGGCCTCCTGCTGTGGTACCTGGCCAGGGCCCTGTGCCCTCTGCTTGCCATGGCCTGGCTCTCGCCcctcctggctgctggcacCCTCCTGGCGCTGCCTGTCCTCGTGCTGCTGCCCCGCGCCGTCGGCGACATCCAGCAG GGGCTGGCACGACAAGTGCAGGAGGCGCTGGCAGATGCCACCAAAGTGGCCGTGGAGACCTTCCAGGCCATGGCCACCGTGCGCAGCTTTGCCCACGAGGCCGGGGCAGCCGAGAGGTACCACGAGAGGCTGCGCCACGTGTGCCAGCTGGAGGGCAAAGAGGCGGCCACCTACGCAGCCACGCTCTGGGCCAGCGGG CTCTCGGCGCTGGCCCTgaagctggggctgctctgctgcgGGGGACACTTGGTGGCCACAGGGACCATCACCACTGGGGACCTTGTCACCTTCCTCATCTACCAGATGCAGTTCACTGAGGCTGTGGAG gTCCTGCTCCGCTACTATCCCAACATGACCAAGGCTGTGGGTTCCTCAGAGAAGATCTTTGAGTTCCTGGACCAGGAGGAGCAGGTGACACCCAGGGGGACACTGGTACCTGATGTCCTTCAAGGCCACCTCCAGCTTGAGGACGTCTGGTTCTCCTACCCTGGGCAGCAAGAGCCCATCCTCaag GGCCTGTCCCTGGAGCTGTGTCCCGGGGAGGTGCTGGCAGTGGTGGCCCCACCAGGGGCAGGGAAGAGCACCCTGGTGTccctggtgctggggctgcagccaccGACGTCTGGGAGGGTGCTGCTGGATGGACGCCCCCTCCGTGCCTACCAGCACCCCTACCTGCGCTGCCAG GTGGCCGCTGTGCCCCAGGAGCCCAGGCTCTTCTCCCGCTCCCTCCACTCCAACATCTCCTACGGGCCGAGGCCGTGGAGCCGGGCGCAGGTGGCGGCGGCCGCTCGCCGTGCTGGTGCCCACGGCTTCATCGCCAGCCTGCCCCGTGCCTACGACACAG AGGTGGGTGAGCTG GGGGGGCAGCTCTCCGGGGGACAGCGGCAGGGGGTGGCCATCGCTCGGGCTCTGCTCAGGGACCCCCAGATCCTCGTCCTCGATGAGCCCACCAGCGCTCTAGATGCCAAGAGCAGGGCACAG GTGGAGCAGGAGCTGTTTGGGGCCGGGCGCACGGTGCTGCTGGTGACGGGCCAGGTGGCCCTGGCCATGCGGGCACAGagggtggctgtgctggaagggGGACGGCTGCACCAGCTGGACTCCCCTGGGGAGCTCCTGAGACCCAGCAGCCGCtactggaagctgctgcagggcaggggacaaggggacaca CTGGGAGTGAGTGGGATATCACTGGGGGCAACTGGGAGTGACTGGGACCTCACGGAGGGCAACTGGGAGTGA